A segment of the Bdellovibrio bacteriovorus genome:
GCAGGCCGGAATCGCGGTGCATTTTTTTCGCAAGCTCTTCAGGGAAGTATTCATGATAGGCCTCCCACCCGTCACCCACGACCAGGACGTCCTGACTGATGTGTTGGGAAAGTTCGCGAACGGGAATGGCCGCTGGACCTTTCAGATATTTCGGTTCTTCACCGGACATATCAAAAAGACCTGTGTACACCATGTTTTTATAGGCATTGATGATGGCCAGAACCGGCTTATCCGATCCGCGCGCGCGTTCAGCCAAAAGTATCAGCGAGTCAATAGTGACCAGGGGCTTGTTGAAGCTGTAGGAAAAAGTCTTTCCCGCATTGGCGGCAACCCGGATGCCGGTGAAACTGCCCGGGCCCTGGCCCACGGCAAAGACGTCGATGTCTTCCAATTTCAATCCGGCTTTAAGCAGACAGTTTTCAGTGAAGGGACTGATGATTTCGCTATGGGTTTTTTGCCGCAAAGTGGTTTCCTCGGCGACGATATTTCCATCCACGATGATGGCAACACCGCCGACGGCGGTGCTGGTTTCCATAGCTAATACTTTCATAGGCCAAACAAGCGGGTGAAGTCATTAAACAGGGCAAAGATCATAAGACTCATCAAAATCGCCAGACCCACTTGCTGGGCGATTTCCATTTTCTTCATGCTCAGCGGAGCACCTTTGACCAGCTCAATCACATAGAACACCAGATGACCACCGTCAAGCACCGGCACCGGCAGCAAATTCAGGATGAACAGATTCACCGAAATGATAGCCATCATCTGCAGGAACTGAGTGATACCAATCTTGAATGTCTCGCTGGCGGCCTGACCGATAGAGATCACACCACCGATATTTTTCGGAGAGATCTTGGCCTGGAACAAACGAACAAAGCTCATGACCGTCATGACCGACACTTCCCACGTTTTTTCCGTGCCGCGGATCAAAGCATCCACCGGGTTGGAAGAACGAAGGGTCATCAGCTCCGGCATAGCGATGTTCGGAATAGGCGAAATACCGATGGTATAACGCTTTTCCTCAGCACCGGATGCCGTCATCTGCTTGGTCATCTTCGGAGTGATTTCCAGATCAATGGTTTTGCCTTCACGCAGAACGGACAAAGACACCGGATTTTTGCCGTCGAAGGATTTGATGTTGTTCAGAACATCTTCCCATTTGGACAGGGTGATGTTGTTGATCTTCACCAGACGATCCCCGGCGCGCAGACCCGCGGCCTGAGCCGGGGAGCCTTCAATCACACGGGACAGATACAATTCAGAACTTTCAAGCCCCAAAGACGCCAGTGAAAACGCCTTGATGGATTCAATTGGCGCCATGGTCACGGTGATGGCTTTATCAGCCTTGTCACCTTCGCGCATGCCCATTACTTCCAGGGTCAACGGCTCTTTGGCGCTGAATTTTGCCAAAGTGTCTTCCAAGGATCTCCAGTAAGAAACCTTGACGCCATTAATGCTGGTGATGGTGTCACCGGTGCGAAGACCCAAAGCATGCAGCGGAGAGTTTTCCAAAACACCGATCGTTGTGCCCGCGGAATAAGGGGAAATCCCCTCCACATTGGCCATGTATTCATAGCTGGAAAGCACATTTGGATTGGGTTCCGGTTTGGCGGTGGTGGAAACCGTCAGGGATTCACCCGTGCCTTCACGTTTCACATCGACATCAATGTGCAGGTCGTGGCTTTCTTTCAAGGAAAGGGTGCGCTGAACATCTTCCCAGGTGGTGATCGGTTTTTGGTTGATGGAAACAATCTGATCCCCAGAGCGGAAGCCCGCCGTGTAGGCCGGAGAGTCTTTCGCCACATCACCCAGTACCGGGATCTTGGCATCTTCGCCAATCAGGGCCACGGTGAAGAACACCAGGATCGCAAAGAAGAAGTTCATCAGCGGGCCGGCCAGAACGATGGCGATACGCTGCCATACGTTTTTGTGGGTGAAAGAGACTTTCTTGTCTTCTTCCGAAATGCCTTCGCCGTTTTGTTCGCCGAACATTTTCACGTAACCACCCAGCGGGATCAAAGACAGTGCGTAAGTGGTGTCACCTTTTTTATAGGTCAGAAGCTTTTTGCCAAAGCCCAGACTGAAGACCTCAACACGCACTCCGCACCAGCGGGCAACAAGGAAGTGTCCCAGCTCATGAACGAAGATCAGGATCCCCAGCAGGATGACAAATGGAACAATTGCAGACAGACCAGATTGTAAGAATGAGAAAATATCCATTGGTCCATTCTAGAGTGAGCCAAGGATTAAGGGGTAGAAAATTAAGGGATTTTTCCTGTGGGGCTCGACGTTTCTCTTAAGACAAAAGATGAGACAGAATCAAAACTCCGCCTAAAACAACAGGACTTGCGAATAGGACGCCGTCGACTCGATCCAGGACACCACCATGACCCGGCATGATTTTGCCTGAATCCTTCACATCCGCCACACGTTTCAGCAGAGATTCGAAGAAGTCTCCGAATTGACCCACAAACCCGGAAACACCACCCAGAAGCAGGAAGACACCAACACTGTTTTCCGGGAACAGGAACAACCAGCAAATCAGACCCGCGGTCACAGAACCAATGATGCCACCGACCGAGCCCTGCCAGGTTTTCTTAGGGGAAACTGAAGGCATGACTTTATTTTTGCCAAACAGCACGCCAAACACGTACGCCAAAGTGTCACCGGCAAATACAACTGCCAGCAGGAAGATGAACCAATAAAGGCCATACGCCTGATCCAGCAAACGGAATGCAAAAGAAGGCAAAAGACCCATATAGAAAAGGCCCAGAGCCGATTTTGCCTGAACAGAAGCCATGTGTTCCAGGTTGCCTTCTTTATGCGAAGACAAAAGAACCGTGATGATCATTCCGATCACGGCCAAAGAATAAACGATGGACCCCATGCTCAGGGACGTGATCGACGCAATGAAAACCGCGTAGGTGAAAATTCTGAAAAGTGTTTTGATCAGTTGGGACTTTTCACGCTGGAACAAGATGGCCGTCAGTTCCCAGTTGCCGATAACAACAATCAGACCCACCGCAATTTTAAGTCCCATCAGCCCCAACGAAACATAAAGTCCGATGATCAGGGCCAGGGCCACAATTGCAGAAACAGATCTAGTTAGGAAGCTTTTCATGGTTGTTGTCATTGGATGAGACCTTGCCATAACGGCGTTGTCTCATCGCAAAAGCCTGAAGGGCTTCGTCGAGGTGAGACTCGGTGAAGTTGGGCCACAGTACTTCTGTGAAATAGAATTCAGAGTACGCAGCCTGCCACAGAAGGAAATTCGAAAGACGCTGTTCCCCACTGGTACGGACGATCAGATCCGGATCCGGTGTTGGGAAAGTGCTCAAAGAGGAGTTGATCACGGATTCGTCGATGTCAGCAGGGGACATTTCCCCGGCCGCGATCTTTTCCGCGATTTCACGCACAGCTTGAGTGATTTCCTGGCGAGAACCATAGCTCAAGGCAAAGACCAGATTCAGGCCTGTGCATTGAGATGTGGCTTCGATGGATTTTTCGATGGCATTGGCAACATCCAGCGGAAGGCGCGACAAATCGCCAATCACCGAGAAGCGGATGTTTTCTTTAACCAGGTTGTCTGTTTCGCGTTTCAGGTAACGGCTCAGGATCAGCATCAAAAGGCTGACTTCCTCTTGAGGGCGGAACCAGTTTTCAGTGCTGAAAGCGTACAGGGTCAGGTTT
Coding sequences within it:
- a CDS encoding phosphatidate cytidylyltransferase, translated to MKSFLTRSVSAIVALALIIGLYVSLGLMGLKIAVGLIVVIGNWELTAILFQREKSQLIKTLFRIFTYAVFIASITSLSMGSIVYSLAVIGMIITVLLSSHKEGNLEHMASVQAKSALGLFYMGLLPSFAFRLLDQAYGLYWFIFLLAVVFAGDTLAYVFGVLFGKNKVMPSVSPKKTWQGSVGGIIGSVTAGLICWLFLFPENSVGVFLLLGGVSGFVGQFGDFFESLLKRVADVKDSGKIMPGHGGVLDRVDGVLFASPVVLGGVLILSHLLS
- the tsaB gene encoding tRNA (adenosine(37)-N6)-threonylcarbamoyltransferase complex dimerization subunit type 1 TsaB, with product MKVLAMETSTAVGGVAIIVDGNIVAEETTLRQKTHSEIISPFTENCLLKAGLKLEDIDVFAVGQGPGSFTGIRVAANAGKTFSYSFNKPLVTIDSLILLAERARGSDKPVLAIINAYKNMVYTGLFDMSGEEPKYLKGPAAIPVRELSQHISQDVLVVGDGWEAYHEYFPEELAKKMHRDSGLPDYPLATTLGLMAEARAKKGQTLDWKSFVPLYIRASEAEETKKGILISPLK
- a CDS encoding isoprenyl transferase; translation: MGLPKHIAIIMDGNGRWAQLKRRPRTFGHIKGTRVAKKIITACSRRGIKNLTLYAFSTENWFRPQEEVSLLMLILSRYLKRETDNLVKENIRFSVIGDLSRLPLDVANAIEKSIEATSQCTGLNLVFALSYGSRQEITQAVREIAEKIAAGEMSPADIDESVINSSLSTFPTPDPDLIVRTSGEQRLSNFLLWQAAYSEFYFTEVLWPNFTESHLDEALQAFAMRQRRYGKVSSNDNNHEKLPN
- the rseP gene encoding RIP metalloprotease RseP: MDIFSFLQSGLSAIVPFVILLGILIFVHELGHFLVARWCGVRVEVFSLGFGKKLLTYKKGDTTYALSLIPLGGYVKMFGEQNGEGISEEDKKVSFTHKNVWQRIAIVLAGPLMNFFFAILVFFTVALIGEDAKIPVLGDVAKDSPAYTAGFRSGDQIVSINQKPITTWEDVQRTLSLKESHDLHIDVDVKREGTGESLTVSTTAKPEPNPNVLSSYEYMANVEGISPYSAGTTIGVLENSPLHALGLRTGDTITSINGVKVSYWRSLEDTLAKFSAKEPLTLEVMGMREGDKADKAITVTMAPIESIKAFSLASLGLESSELYLSRVIEGSPAQAAGLRAGDRLVKINNITLSKWEDVLNNIKSFDGKNPVSLSVLREGKTIDLEITPKMTKQMTASGAEEKRYTIGISPIPNIAMPELMTLRSSNPVDALIRGTEKTWEVSVMTVMSFVRLFQAKISPKNIGGVISIGQAASETFKIGITQFLQMMAIISVNLFILNLLPVPVLDGGHLVFYVIELVKGAPLSMKKMEIAQQVGLAILMSLMIFALFNDFTRLFGL